One segment of Acetoanaerobium noterae DNA contains the following:
- the pheA gene encoding prephenate dehydratase, giving the protein MSRVDQLRFIIDDIDKNIVRLFEKRMETAEKIAQYKLENNLGILNTSREEEVIESALNELYNKDYRDELEEFIKKLMEISRRVQQKRILGMGKKRIKIGFQGVEGSFGHQAAIEYFDKDAEFMEYMSFEDVFKGLLNGETDYGVLPIENSSTGSISSVYDLIGEYGFYIVGEKCLRIKQNLIGVKGASIKDIKEIYSHTQGFEQSSSFLKKHQEWKLIPYHNTAYSAKTVALSNDFTKAAIASEKAARLYNLDIIEKDINDNEHNYTRFVIISRKALEYIDTSKISVMFSIKHRAGELYKVLEGFHLNNVNMLKIESRPIKNRPWEYMFYIDFEGSLNDIDIVKSIEKIKNSSTYFKLLGNYTADKNAS; this is encoded by the coding sequence GTGAGCAGAGTTGATCAGCTTAGATTCATAATAGATGATATCGATAAAAATATTGTGAGACTATTTGAAAAGCGAATGGAGACAGCTGAAAAAATAGCTCAGTACAAGCTAGAAAATAATCTAGGCATATTAAATACATCAAGAGAAGAAGAAGTAATAGAGTCAGCACTAAATGAGCTATACAATAAAGATTATAGAGATGAGCTTGAAGAATTTATAAAAAAGCTTATGGAAATAAGCAGAAGAGTTCAGCAAAAAAGAATTTTAGGTATGGGCAAGAAAAGAATTAAAATTGGATTCCAAGGCGTAGAGGGTTCATTTGGACATCAAGCGGCTATAGAATATTTTGATAAAGATGCAGAATTTATGGAGTATATGAGCTTTGAGGATGTATTTAAAGGCTTGTTAAATGGAGAAACAGATTATGGAGTACTTCCTATAGAAAATTCTTCAACAGGAAGCATAAGCTCAGTATACGATTTAATTGGAGAATATGGTTTTTATATAGTAGGAGAAAAATGCCTTAGAATAAAGCAAAATCTAATAGGGGTAAAAGGAGCTTCTATTAAGGATATAAAAGAAATTTATTCGCATACTCAAGGATTTGAGCAATCTAGCTCTTTTTTAAAAAAGCATCAGGAATGGAAACTCATTCCCTACCACAATACAGCTTATAGCGCAAAAACTGTAGCTCTTTCAAATGATTTTACAAAGGCAGCTATAGCTAGCGAAAAGGCTGCAAGGCTTTACAATCTAGATATCATAGAAAAAGATATCAATGACAATGAGCATAATTACACGAGGTTTGTTATAATTTCTAGAAAAGCTTTAGAATATATTGATACAAGCAAAATTAGCGTTATGTTCTCAATAAAGCATAGGGCAGGAGAACTCTATAAAGTTCTTGAAGGCTTTCACCTTAACAATGTTAATATGCTGAAAATAGAATCTAGACCAATAAAAAACAGACCTTGGGAATACATGTTTTATATAGATTTTGAAGGAAGCTTAAATGATATAGACATAGTTAAAAGCATAGAAAAAATTAAAAATAGTAGCACCTACTTTAAATTATTAGGAAATTATACGGCAGATAAAAATGCATCCTAA
- the aroA gene encoding 3-phosphoshikimate 1-carboxyvinyltransferase, with translation MKKVKIEPKELSGEISIPPSKSISHRAVIAASLSSGVSEISNIVMSKDIKATCEAMKQLGAEISEVKAENERVKLIIKGIETFKAPKASIDCNESGSTLRFMIPIAMISNSEVSFIGKGKLVERPLDVYYKIFDEQGIHYETKDNKLPLKINGSLTPSTFDMRGDVSSQFITGLMFVLPLLDSDSKITITGELESKGYIDLTISVLSKYGIVIENDDYKAFYIKGRQVYKACDYRVEGDFSQAAFWLVAGCLGEKITSSDLNEASLQADKEVINIIKSMAGKISCEDNSFIAQKSQTKQTVIDASQIPDIIPVLSVLASVSKGTTIVKNGARLRIKESDRLTATKTELNKLGADIKEEGDTLIIKGVSKLRGANVDSWNDHRIAMAMAVASIRCEGSIIIDGASSVDKSYPNFWQDFKMLGGDICEQS, from the coding sequence TTGAAAAAAGTAAAAATAGAGCCTAAAGAATTAAGTGGAGAAATCTCAATACCACCATCCAAAAGCATTAGTCATAGAGCTGTAATAGCGGCATCCTTATCAAGTGGAGTAAGTGAAATAAGCAACATAGTAATGTCAAAGGATATAAAGGCTACATGTGAGGCTATGAAACAGCTAGGAGCAGAAATATCTGAGGTGAAAGCTGAAAATGAAAGAGTAAAGCTTATAATTAAGGGAATAGAAACATTTAAAGCACCTAAAGCTTCCATAGATTGCAATGAATCAGGCTCCACTCTCAGATTTATGATTCCAATAGCGATGATTAGTAATAGTGAGGTCAGCTTTATAGGAAAAGGAAAATTAGTTGAAAGACCACTAGATGTATACTACAAAATATTTGATGAGCAAGGAATACATTACGAAACAAAAGATAATAAGCTACCACTTAAAATAAATGGAAGCTTAACTCCTAGTACTTTTGATATGAGAGGGGATGTAAGCTCTCAGTTTATAACAGGATTGATGTTTGTTCTTCCCCTTTTAGATTCGGATTCAAAGATAACAATAACAGGGGAGCTTGAATCAAAGGGCTATATAGATTTGACGATATCAGTACTTAGCAAGTATGGAATTGTGATAGAAAATGACGATTATAAAGCTTTTTATATAAAAGGAAGACAGGTCTATAAAGCGTGTGATTATAGAGTGGAAGGCGATTTTTCTCAAGCAGCATTTTGGTTAGTTGCAGGATGTTTAGGTGAAAAGATTACTAGTAGTGATTTAAACGAGGCTTCTCTGCAGGCAGATAAAGAAGTGATAAATATTATAAAGTCTATGGCTGGGAAAATATCTTGTGAAGATAATTCATTTATAGCTCAAAAGAGCCAGACTAAACAAACTGTAATAGATGCCTCGCAGATTCCAGATATAATACCGGTGCTTTCTGTACTAGCCTCTGTGAGTAAAGGTACTACTATAGTGAAAAATGGAGCGAGGCTTAGAATAAAAGAATCAGATAGACTTACAGCAACAAAAACGGAGCTAAATAAGCTAGGAGCTGACATAAAAGAAGAGGGAGACACTCTTATAATTAAAGGAGTGTCCAAACTTAGAGGAGCCAATGTAGATAGCTGGAATGACCATAGGATAGCTATGGCAATGGCAGTAGCATCGATAAGGTGTGAAGGAAGCATTATAATCGATGGAGCCTCATCTGTAGATAAGTCATATCCTAACTTTTGGCAGGATTTTAAAATGCTTGGAGGAGATATATGTGAGCAGAGTTGA